The Podospora pseudocomata strain CBS 415.72m chromosome 1 map unlocalized CBS415.72m_1, whole genome shotgun sequence genome has a segment encoding these proteins:
- the CDC53 gene encoding ubiquitin ligase (cullin) of SCF (COG:O; EggNog:ENOG503NVFD), protein MPPPAFSGASHTRDDVDSTWLTLRTGIDGIMTNLHSGLNLADYMKLYTTVHNFCTSQKAVSFNAGSLGAHRGAHLLGEDLYKLLNEYLAQHLTGLVEESKSHTEEALLAFYIREWNRYTNAAKYIHHIFGYLNRHWVKREMDEGKKSVYDVYTLHLVKWRDVLFHQVVHKVMDSVLKLVEKHRNGETIEYNQIKLVVDSFISLGLDENDSHKPTLNVYRFHFEKPFLEATKVFYTNESKQFLAENSVVEFMKKAEARLEEEENRVQLYLIGDIIIQLKKACNQVLIEDHSNLLRDEFQVLLDNDREEDMARMYSLLSRIAGGLDPLRAKFENHVRKAGLAAVAKVASDADKLEPKVYVDALLEIHTQYQGLVKRAFNDEAEFTRSLDNACREFVNRNEVCKSGSNKSPELLAKYTDILLRKSSTGVEDGALEETLTQIMTVFKYIEDKDVFQKFYSRMLARRLVHSNSSSDDAETSMISKLKEACGFEYTSKLQRMFQDMQISKDLNTGFKGHVQASIEGKNLDSTYSVLGTGFWPLTAPGTNFNPPEEIAQDCERFTRFYKHKHDGRKLTWLWQLCKGDIKANYVRNAKMPYTFSVSVYQMAILLLFNEKLQNTYEEIAQTTQLNSESLDPALLVCLKAKVLTCDSGAKVGPGNTYSLNLDFKNKKYRVNLNVGMKSETKQEEAETNKTIEEDRKLLLQSAIVRIMKARKKMKHQQLVSETINQIRSRFVPKVADIKKCIEILLDKEYLERLEDDELGYLA, encoded by the exons ATGCCTCCACCAGCGTTTTCGGGTGCCTCCCACACCcgtgatgatgtcgacagCAC ATGGCTCACCCTACGAACGGGCATCGATGGCATCATGACAAACCTCCACAGCGGCCTGAATCTCGCCGAC TACATGAAACTCTACAC AACGGTTCACAATTTTTGCACGAGCCAGAAGGCTGTCAGCTTCAACGCTGGTTCGCTTGGAGCTCATAGAGGTG CACACTTACTGGGAGAGGACCTGTACAAGCTGCTCAATGAGTATTTGGCACAGCATCTGACGGGTCTTGTGGAGGAATCGAAGAGTCACACTGAAGAGGCTCTTCTAGCCTTCTACATTCGGGAGTGGAATCGTTACACCAACGCCGCAAAGTACATTCATCATATCTTCGGGTACCTGAACCGCCACTGGGTAAAGCGGGAGATGGACGAGGGCAAGAAGTCGGTGTACGATGTCTACACCCTGCACCTCGTCAAATGGCGCGATGTCCTCTTCCACCAAGTTGTCCACAAAGTCATGGACTCGGTCCTTAAACTGGTGGAGAAGCACCGCAACGGCGAAACCATCGAATACAACCAGATCAAACTGGTTGTCgactccttcatctccttgGGACTCGACGAGAACGACTCCCACAAGCCCACGCTCAACGTCTATCGCTTCCATTTCGAGAAGCCATTCCTTGAAGCGACCAAAGTATTTTACACGAACGAGAGCAAGCAGTTCCTTGCCGAGAACAGCGTTGTTGAGTTCATGAAGAAAGCCGAGGCAcgtctggaggaggaggaaaaccGAGTGCAGCTATACTTGATCGGGGACATAATTatccagctcaagaaggcTTGTAACCAGGTGCTCATTGAGGACCACAGCAACCTGCTCCGCGACGAGTTTCAGGTTCTCCTTGATAATGACAGGGAGGAAGACATGGCGCGCATGTACAGTTTGCTTTCGCGCATTGCTGGTGGCCTCGACCCCTTGCGGGCCAAATTCGAAAATCACGTTCGCAAGGCCGGATTGGCTGCTGTCGCCAAGGTGGCCTCCGATGCCGACAAGTTGGAGCCCAAGGTCTACGTGGATGCGCTACTTGAGATTCACACGCAGTATCAAGGCTTGGTCAAGCGCGCGTTCAACGATGAGGCCGAGTTTACAAGATCCCTCGATAACGCGTGCAGGGAATTCGTCAACCGCAATGAAGTCTGCAAGTCTGGATCCAACAAGTCGCCGGAGCTCCTGGCCAAGTATACCGATATCCTTTTGCGCAAGAGCAGCactggtgtggaagatggTGCTCTGGAGGAGACTTTGACGCAGATCATGACTGTGTTCAAATACATTGAGGACAAAGATGTCTTTCAAAAGTTCTACTCTCGCATGTTGGCTCGCCGGTTGGTTCACAGCAACTCGTCGTCCGATGACGCCGAGACTAGCATGatcagcaagctcaaggaggcgTGCGGATTCGAGTACACCAGCAAGCTGCAGCGCATGTTCCAGGATATGCAGATCTCCAAAGATCTGAATACTGGCTTCAAGGGGCACGTACAGGCCAGCATCGAGGGCAAGAACTTGGACTCTACCTACTCGGTACTGGGCACAGGTTTCTGGCCCCTGACTGCCCCGGGGACAAACTTCAACCCACCGGAGGAAATTGCGCAAGATTGCGAGCGCTTCACACGTTTCTATAAGCACAAGCACGATGGCCGGAAGCTCACCTGGTTGTGGCAGCTTTGCAAGGGAGACATCAAGGCGAACTATGTTCGAAACGCCAAGATGCCATACACATTTTCAGTATCTGTGTATCAGATGGCCATCTTGCTTCTGTTCAACGAAAAGCTTCAAAACACGTATGAGGAAATTGCGCAAACAACTCAGCTCAACAGCGAATCTCTGGATCCAGCGCTCCTGGTCTGCCTCAAAGCCAAGGTCCTGACCTGTGATTCTGGTGCCAAGGTGGGGCCTGGCAATACATATTCTCTGAACCTCGActtcaagaacaagaagtACAGGGTCAATCTGAACGTTGGCATGAAGAGCGAGACGAAGCAGGAGGAAGCAGAGACGAACAAGACGATTGAAGAAGACAGGAAACTGTTGCTTCAG TCTGCCATTGTCCGCATCATGAAGGCCCGCAAGAAGATGAagcaccagcagctcgtTTCCGAAACCATTAACCAAATCCGGTCCCGTTTTGTGCCCAAGGTTGCCGATATCAAGAAGTGTATCGAGATTTTGCTCGACAAGGAGTACCTCGAGCGCTTGGAGGACGATGAGCTCGGTTATCTGGCGTAA
- a CDS encoding uncharacterized protein (EggNog:ENOG503NYVU; COG:S): protein MASAGLPRSSSNVSEPRASLRSRSSVAASNTTRHHTPRSLPPWIDSYEARYGSPTEDQLRALDCPPPRAAHSHHNHSPSQPQRRISKDGYVYDFGGVLPTGEAPRTSRARLRKFILRKDAAERGRKWDHLRSAEPVIVPRYSRATPNSPWRSYLQSSRYGHLPGEHAQIVDPEVLKELQPSFDNPIEPPRLLDSAGNRSARNKLLYKRAWRVILQHPLVPLAFRLTVLLTSIVALALSAKIFQIENGETETNTSERTQSIVAIVVDTVAVPYIGYMTWDEYTGKPLGLRPATQKISLVLMDLFFIIFKSASTTLAFEALVFHNSLDRQVSQYSQALAAFQTVGLISWSFTFTVNVFRLVQKLGGGEDERR from the exons ATGGCATCTGCGGGCCTCCCGCGCTCCAGTTCCAATGTTTCTGAACCTCGCGCTTCCCTCAGGTCGCGAAGCAGCGTTGCCGCTTCAAACACCACTCGACACCATACACCGCGATCCCTGCCAC CATGGATAGACTCCTACGAAGCACGGTACGGGTCGCCGACCGAAGACCAGCTCCGCGCACTTGactgcccccctccccgggCCGCGCACTCTCACCACAATCATtcccccagccagccccaaCGACGGATCTCCAAAGATGGCTACGTGTACGATTTTGGAGGCGTGTTACCTACCGGTGAGGCACCGAGGACCTCGCGAGCAAGGTTACGAAAATTCATTTTGCGCAAAGATGCTGCGGAGCGAGGGAGGAAATGGGACCACTTGCGCTCAGCCGAGCCTGTGATTGTGCCTCGATATAGCCGGGCAACACCCAACTCACCATGGCGAAGCTATCTGCAATCCTCTCGATACGGCCATCTTCCAGGGGAACATGCTCAGATCGTTGACCCCGAGGTGCTTAAAGAGCTCCAGCCCAGCTTCGATAACCCCATTGAGCCGCCACGACTTCTCGACTCAGCCGGAAACCGGTCCGCAAGGAACAAACTGCTCTACAAGAGAGCTTGGCGGGTCATCTTACAACACCCATTGGTGCCTTTGGCTTTCCGCCTTACGGTTCTCCTCACCTCCATAGTGGCTCTCGCCCTCTCAGCCAAGATCTTCCAAATAGAAAACGGCGAGACGGAAACAAACACTTCGGAACGGACACAGTCCATTGTCGCTATCGTGGTAGATACGGTAGCGGTCCCCTATATCGGCTACATGACATGGGATGAATACACTGGCAAGCCCTTGGGACTGCGGCCAGCCACACAGAAGATTTCGCTTGTCCTGATGGACTTGTTTTTCATTATATTCAAATCCGCAAGCACAACACTGGCCTTCGAGGCCCTCGTCTTTCACAACTCTTTGGACCGTCAGGTGAGCCAATACAGTCAAGCGTTGGCTGCGTTTCAGACCGTCGGTTTGATATCATGGAGCTTCACTTTCACCGTGAACGTATTCCGCCTCGTACAGAAGCTGGGAGGGGGCGAAGACGAACGTAGATAG
- a CDS encoding uncharacterized protein (BUSCO:EOG092653VU; EggNog:ENOG503P130; COG:S), with protein sequence MRLYLLPISTRRTLLYCQKLDAPATQKQTWGDWLQGKAARTWSDWEQKEKGWQKKVVSYGNYALRRIPYEEWGLKSVPPLSQRRKQVELRGDEKVEVVYPKSLLPLGKVSKILEALATERESLHKQRLAWCFVGMPVTIPIGLLPVIPNLPFFYLVYRAWSHWRAYAGGKHIQFLLKNNLLTYTPSPVVDAVYAGQEQPLPSTPEPTTSPNAELLGNEKVPGPENPHPEGETMLLNQANGRKMTQALDLPQLEIELERAIWQVETAVQLSKEDIAEENSRGGNEKKTQ encoded by the exons ATGCGTCTTTACCTCTTGCCCATCTCCACGAGACGGACGCTGCTTTACTGCCAAAAGCTAGACGCGCCCGCAACACAGAAGCAGACGTGGGGGGATTGGCTCCAGGGCAAAGCGGCGCGCACATGGTCCGACTGGGAGCAGAAAGAGAAGGGCTGGCAAAAGAAGGTCGTCAGCTACGGCAACTACGCGCTCCGCCGGATCCCCTACGAGGAATGGGGTCTCAAGTCGGTGCCCCCGCTCTCCCAGCGCAGGAAGCAGGTCGAGCTGCGGGGCGATGAGAAGGTCGAGGTGGTGTATCCGAAGAGCCTGTTGCCCCTGGGGAAAGTCTCCAAGATCCTGGAGGCCTTGGCCACCGAGAGGGAAAGCTTGCACAAGCAGAGGTTGGCGTGGTGTTTTGTTGGCATGCCCGTCACGATACCCATTGGGCTGCTCCCCGT AATCCCCAACCTTCCCTTTTTCTATCTCGTCTACCGTGCCTGGTCTCACTGGCGTGCCTACGCAGGAGGGAAGCACATCCAGTTCCTACTCAAAAATAACCTCCTAACCTACACCCCATCCCCCGTGGTGGACGCTGTATATGCCGGTCAAGAGCAGCCGCTGCCGTCCACGCCAGAGCCAACCACCAGCCCGAACGCGGAACTGCTCGGTAACGAGAAGGTCCCAGGGCCTGAGAATCCTCATCCAGAGGGGGAGACCATGCTGCTGAATCAGGCCAACGGGCGGAAGATGACCCAAGCGTTGGACCTACCGCAGTTGGAAATCGAATTGGAGAGGGCCATCTGGCAGGTGGAAACGGCGGTTCAGCTCAGCAAGGAGGACATTGCCGAGGAAAATTCAAGGGGCGGCAATGAGAAAAAGACGCAATGA